A single region of the Raphanus sativus cultivar WK10039 chromosome 1, ASM80110v3, whole genome shotgun sequence genome encodes:
- the LOC108858180 gene encoding glutathione S-transferase F5-like has translation MSSSRLLVTLTLVIVIMSISYEPFPWMGVNASDVPTSCYAYCNQTFESRHQCNKWCEELAHKDGYKIYGYPSSPNPRRVLAVLHEKGLSFDPITVNLTTGDQQKPSFLPINPFGQVPVFLDGHLKLIESRAISLYIETVHRSRGTKLLNHKNYKKIGTETMWMYVESFEFDPPASILVWEQTIKPMKGLKADYKVVNETERKLEKVLDVYEERLKNSSFLASNSFTMADLFHLPNIQYLMNTTTKRLFENRPKVHSWVAKIMARPAWKKACDANAWYSNKKN, from the exons ATGAGTTCCTCTAGATTGTTGGTAACGTTAACTCTCGTGATTGTGATCATGTCCATTTCTTATGAACCATTCCCAT GGATGGGGGTAAACGCGAGTGATGTACCTACGAGTTGCTACGCTTACTGTAACCAAACGTTCGAAAGTCGTCACCAATGCAATAAATGGTGTGAAGAATTAGCTCACAAAGATG GGTACAAGATTTATGGCTATCCTTCCTCCCCCAACCCTAGGCGCGTCCTGGCTGTTCTCCATGAGAAAGGTCTCTCGTTCGATCCCATCACCGTCAACTTGACTACCGGTGACCAGCAGAAGCCAAGTTTTCTCCCTATTAAT CCCTTTGGTCAAGTCCCAGTTTTCCTAGATGGACATCTTAAGTTGATTG AATCCCGAGCCATATCCCTATACATCGAGACAGTTCATAGATCAAGAGGCACAAAACTCCTGAATCACAAAAATTACAAGAAAATTGGAACAGAAACAATGTGGATGTATGTCGAATCTTTTGAGTTTGATCCACCCGCATCGATACTCGTTTGGGAGCAAACCATCAAGCCTATGAAGGGTCTAAAGGCGGACTATAAAGTTGTAAATGAAACCGAACGGAAGTTAGAGAAAGTTCTAGATGTCTACGAAGAACGACTGAAAAACTCAAGCTTCTTGGCTAGTAACAGCTTCACAATGGCTGATCTGTTTCATCTTCCTAATATACAATACCTTATGAACACAACTACAAAGAGACTGTTTGAAAACCGGCCTAAGGTACACAGCTGGGTGGCTAAGATTATGGCTAGACCGGCTTGGAAGAAAGCTTGTGACGCCAACGCCTGGTACAGCAACAAGAAGAATTAG
- the LOC108810448 gene encoding LOW QUALITY PROTEIN: cullin-1 (The sequence of the model RefSeq protein was modified relative to this genomic sequence to represent the inferred CDS: inserted 1 base in 1 codon), producing MYSGTIIEFEQGCSLLEAGVSKITRILEEEITSDAPIDPAQYLGIYTTIYNMCNQKHLHDYSQKLYHKYHDVVEHYAKKTVLPCIQEKHDVYLLRELSRRWDHYKVFVKWLSHFFNYLERFFIPQRNYASLRDVAMKSFRDLVYRKVQVNAKDVVIALIDKEREGEPIDRELLKNVLGIFVQSGMGTIEKYEEDFERFFLQETESYYARKASRWIQGDSCPXYMIKSEESLKKEKERVTHYLRSTTEPKLVEVVQEELLVSVAKQLLEKENSGCSSLLRDDKTDDLSRMYRLYHPITKGLEPVAEAFRVHVTTEGNTLVKQAQDAASNGSSVVEDQGLVGKIMDLHDKYMVYVLDCFKNHTLFHKALKEAFEIFCNKKVGERTSAELLANFCDSLLKKSGSDEAIEATFDNVVNLLDYISDKDLFAEFYRKKLARRLLFGRKVNMEHERGILSKIKGQQGRQYTSKMEGMVKDMELAKEFQKGFEGCLPAKPGGIDIVVTVLNTLSWPSYKNSSDINLPREMFECVDAFNLYYGVKTRKRKLRWIYSLGTCHVIGRFDPKPIELVLSTYQAVVLCLFNNAERITYQEMIEQLNLRHEDLNRVLLSLSCAKHKILKKEPASKSISKTDVFEFNSKFTDKMRRIRVSLPPVDERKKVVEDVDTDRRYAIDAAIVRIMKSRQVLPHQQLVAQCVEQLSGKFKPEIKMIKKRIEDLQIRDYLERDKENPNIFKYVA from the exons ATGTATAGCGGGACGATCATCGAGTTTGAGCAAGGATGTAGTTTACTGGAAGCTGGTGTGTCCAAGATTACAAGGATTCTCGAAGAAGAGATTACGTCTGATGCACCGATTGATCCTGCACAGTACTTAGGGATTTACACAACAATCTACAATATGTGCAACCAGAAACACCTTCACGACTACTCTCAGAAGCTTTACCATAAGTATCATGACGTTGTTGAACACTATGCCAAGAAAACG GTGTTGCCTTGTATTCAAGAGAAGCATGATGTATACTTGCTCAGAGAGCTTTCTCGGAGGTGGGATCATTACAAAGTTTTCGTCAAGTGGTTGTCCCACTTCTTCAACTATCTTGAACGTTTCTTCATTCCACAAAGAAACTACGCATCACTCCGTGACGTTGCCATGAAGTCCTTCCGCGACCTAGTTTACCGTAAGGTGCAAGTCAACGCCAAAGATGTTGTTATAGCACTg ATTGATAAAGAACGTGAGGGGGAACCGATTGACAGGGAGCTACTGAAAAACGTACTAGGTATCTTTGTTCAGAGTGGGATGGGAACTATTGAAAAGTATGAAGAGGATTTTGAGAGGTTCTTTCTTCAAGAGACGGAATCTTACTACGCACGCAAGGCCTCAAGATGGATCCAGGGGGATTCTTGCC AGTACATGATAAAGTCTGAGGAGTCTTTGAAAAAGGAGAAGGAGAGAGTCACGCACTACCTTCGTTCAACCACTGAGCCAAAACTAGTCGAGGTTGTGCAGGAGGAGTTGTTGGTTTCGGTTGCAAAACAGCTTCTAGAGAAAGAGAACTCAGGCTGCAGTTCACTGCTGAGAGATGACAAGACGGATGATCTCTCCAGGATGTACAGGCTTTATCATCCGATTACCAAAGGGTTGGAACCAGTTGCAGAAGCCTTCAGGGTTCATGTTACGACAGAGGGGAATACACTGGTCAAACAAGCCCAAGACGCAGCTAGTAACGGTAGCAGCGTGGTGGAGGATCAGGGGCTTGTGGGAAAGATAATGGACCTACACGATAAGTACATGGTCTATGTCTTGGACTGTTTCAAGAACCACACGCTCTTCCACAAGGCGTTGAAAGAAGCTTTCGAAATCTTCTGTAACAAGAAAGTGGGTGAGAGAACAAGTGCAGAGTTACTTGCAAACTTTTGCGACAGTCTCTTGAAGAAGTCAGGAAGTGATGAAGCTATTGAAGCTACGTTCGACAAT GTGGTTAATCTGCTTGATTATATCAGCGACAAGGATCTTTTCGCCGAGTTTTATAG GAAGAAGCTAGCTCGTAGGCTCTTGTTCGGTCGCAAAGTTAATATGGAGCATGAGAGAGGCATACTTTCAAAGATCAAAGGACAACAGGGTCGCCAGTATACTTCTAAGATGGAGGGCATG GTGAAGGATATGGAATTGGCAAAAGAATTTCAGAAGGGGTTCGAGGGATGCTTACCCGCAAAACCAGGGGGGATTGATATAGTAGTCACCGTTCTCAACACACTTTCTTGGCCGAGTTACAAAAATTCCTCCGACATCAATCTACCACGTGAAATGTTCGAGTGTGTTGACGCTTTCAATTTGTATTATGGAGTGAAGACCCGTAAGAGGAAGCTCAGGTGGATATATTCTCTGGGGACGTGTCATGTTATTGGACGTTTTGATCCTAAACCAATCGAGTTGGTCCTTTCTACCTACCAG GCTGTTGTGCTATGCCTTTTCAACAACGCAGAGAGAATAACCTACCAGGAGATGATTGAACAACTAAACCTCCGCCATGAAGATCTTAACAGGGTGCTTCTTTCACTCTCATGCGCAAAGCACAAGATTCTTAAAAAGGAACCGGCCTCAAAGAGCATCTCTAAAACAGATGTTTTCGAATTCAACTCCAAGTTCACTGATAAAATGAGGAGAATCAGG GTCTCTCTACCTCCTGTGGATGAACGCAAAAAAGTAGTCGAAGATGTTGATACTGATAGACGCTATGCGATTGATGCTGCTATTGTGAGGATCATGAAGAGTAGACAAGTGTTGCCCCATCAACAGTTAGTCGCTCAATGTGTTGAGCAGCTCAGCGGAAAGttcaag CCTGAAATAAAGATGATCAAGAAGCGGATTGAGGATTTGCAAATCAGAGATTACTTGGAGAGGGACAAAGAAAATCCCAATATTTTCAAATACGTGGCTTAG
- the LOC108839474 gene encoding glutathione S-transferase F4, translating to MSYTSLPMDCLRMVFNLFPSWKRAAEVKKLGYKLHGNPFSTNTRRVLAVLLEKGLSYEAITVDLKSGEHKKDHFLSLNPFGQVPVLEDGNLKLSESRAISQYIAYVHSSRGTQLLNLQSHETMAILTMWMEIEAHQFDPPASKLTWEQVIKPIFGLETDHMVVKENEACLEKVLDVYEKRLGESRFLACNTFTLVDLHHLPNIQFLLGTPTNRLFETRPKVRNWVHEITSREAWKMACDPEKSWFGNQGK from the exons ATGAGCTATACAAGTCTTCCGATGGACTGCTTAAGGATGGTGTTCAACCTATTCCCTAGTTGGAAGCGTGCGGCAGAAGTTAAAAAGCTAG GTTACAAGCTTCATGGCAATCCTTTCTCCACCAACACAAGGCGTGTTCTCGCTGTTCTTCTTGAGAAAGGACTCTCCTACGAGGCCATTACCGTCGATTTGAAAAGCGGTGAACACAAAAAGGATCATTTCCTCTCTCTCAAT CCTTTTGGTCAAGTCCCAGTTCTTGAAGATGGGAACCTTAAGCTCTCTG agTCTCGCGCCATCAGTCAATACATCGCATATGTTCATAGCTCAAGAGGTACACAGCTTCTGAATCTTCAAAGCCACGAGACAATGGCAATACTAACAATGTGGATGGAAATCGAAGCTCACCAGTTCGATCCACCCGCGTCGAAActcacttgggaacaagtcatTAAGCCTATCTTCGGTCTAGAGACTGACCACATGGTCGTCAAAGAAAACGAGGCTTGTCTAGAGAAGGTTCTAGATGTCTACGAGAAACGACTTGGAGAATCTAGATTCTTGGCTTGTAATACCTTTACTTTGGTTGATCTTCATCACTTGCCCAACATACAATTCCTTCTGGGAACCCCAACGAACAGATTGTTCGAAACTCGACCTAAAGTGCGCAATTGGGTGCATGAGATTACGAGTAGAGAGGCTTGGAAAATGGCTTGTGATCCAGAAAAGTCTTGGTTTGGTAATCAGGGGAAATAA